From the genome of Deltaproteobacteria bacterium, one region includes:
- a CDS encoding phospholipase D family protein, which translates to MAIKLYTATQLQTRLEQLIDGATRQVVLVSPYLTLIGDVDHVGRAVHRALKKGRQVEVFFRLDDGRLPEEHEKQKQKTYARLRSLMAEGLKVFTVAGLHAKLYVADNAAIITSMNLLHSSMSNIEFGLHVQAPDEVAEAQRFFREEIRSLAKPLAFEAAESPPAITSHPTGPAKARRERHPTKGGERDDGFCIHCGDRIKLNPDRPLCPSDFREWSARVDDPNYREEFCHECGATARTSMRKPLCRDCFEASRDAG; encoded by the coding sequence ATGGCGATCAAGCTCTACACGGCTACGCAGCTGCAGACCCGACTTGAGCAATTGATCGACGGGGCCACGAGGCAAGTGGTCCTCGTCAGCCCATACCTGACGCTTATCGGCGATGTGGATCATGTCGGGCGCGCGGTGCATCGCGCCTTGAAAAAGGGGCGACAGGTTGAGGTCTTCTTCCGCCTCGACGACGGGAGGCTTCCCGAGGAGCATGAAAAGCAAAAGCAGAAGACCTACGCACGACTCAGGAGTCTCATGGCCGAAGGACTCAAAGTCTTCACGGTGGCGGGCCTACACGCCAAGCTCTACGTGGCGGACAACGCCGCGATCATCACGTCCATGAATCTGCTCCACAGCTCGATGTCTAACATCGAGTTCGGCCTCCATGTCCAAGCACCTGACGAAGTAGCCGAGGCTCAGCGGTTCTTCCGAGAAGAGATCCGAAGTCTCGCCAAGCCGCTGGCCTTCGAGGCGGCTGAGTCGCCTCCTGCGATTACCTCACACCCCACGGGACCTGCGAAGGCTCGCCGTGAGCGTCACCCGACGAAGGGCGGCGAGCGTGACGACGGCTTCTGCATTCACTGTGGCGACCGCATCAAGCTCAACCCTGATCGGCCTCTGTGCCCGAGCGATTTTCGTGAATGGTCTGCGCGGGTGGATGATCCGAACTACCGCGAGGAGTTCTGCCATGAATGCGGAGCGACCGCCCGGACCTCGATGAGAAAGCCTCTGTGCAGGGACTGCTTCGAAGCGTCCCGAGATGCTGGCTAG